A genome region from Arachis duranensis cultivar V14167 chromosome 8, aradu.V14167.gnm2.J7QH, whole genome shotgun sequence includes the following:
- the LOC107460296 gene encoding aldehyde dehydrogenase family 3 member H1 produces the protein MSSSTNADEKKKESFNAEAASLLVNNLRATFASGTTRSYEWRASQLKALIKLCDAHEQQIIDALYSDLAKPPLETVAYEIAMFKNSCKAALKELKRWMTSEKVKTSIATFPSTAEIVSEPLGVVLVISAWNYPFLLSLEPVIGAIAAGNALVLKPSEIAPATSSLLAKLLGEYLDNSCIRVVEGAVDETSALLQQKWDKIFYTGNGRVGRIVMAAAAKHLTPVVLELGGKSPVVVDSNIDLKVATRRIIAGKWGCNNGQACVSPDYIITTKDYAPKLVDSLKAELEKFYGKNPLESKDLSRIVNSNHFGRLTKFLDDEKVSGKIVFGGEKDKSKLRISPTILLDIPRNSLIMREEIFGPLLPIITVDKLEESFDVINSGTKPLAAYLFTTNNKLKEQFVMNISAGGLVVNDTALHLAVNTLPFGGVGESGVGAYHGKFSFDAFSHKKAVLYRSFLGDAPVRYPPYTNIKMRLLKALVGGGLLGIIRALFGLS, from the exons ATGTCGTCTTCGACGAATGCAgatgaaaagaagaaggaatcGTTCAACGCAGAAGCAGCGTCACTTCTTGTCAATAACTTAAGGGCGACTTTCGCTTCGGGTACAACGCGAAGCTACGAATGGAGAGCGTCGCAGCTCAAGGCGCTTATCAAACTCTGCGACGCTCACGAGCAGCAGATCATCGACGCGCTTTACTCAGACCTCGCCAAACCGCCACTCGAAACCGTCGCTTACGAG ATTGCTAtgttcaaaaattcatgcaaagCTGCACTCAAGGAGTTGAAACGCTGGATGACTTCAGAAAAG GTCAAAACTTCAATTGCAACCTTTCCTTCTACAGCTGAAATAGTATCCGAACCACTGGGGGTTGTGTTAGTCATCTCTGCATGGAACTATCCGTTTT TGTTGTCACTTGAACCAGTCATTGGAGCTATTGCAGCTGGTAATGCCTTGGTTCTAAAGCCATCAGAAATTGCTCCAGCCACATCATCACTGCTGGCAAAATTGCTAGGGGAGTACCTAGATAACTCCTGTATAAGAGTTGTTGAGGGAGCAGTTGATGAAACATCTGCATTGCTGCAGCAAAAGTgggacaaaattttttatacag gaAATGGAAGGGTCGGGCGCATAGTGATGGCTGCTGCTGCTAAACACCTGACACCAGTAGTGCTGGAGCTTGGAGGAAAATCTCcggttgttgttgattcaaaTATTGATTTGAAG GTAGCAACGAGACGAATAATTGCTGGAAAGTGGGGTTGTAACAATGGACAAGCGTGTGTTTCTCCAGATTATATTATTACGACAAAAGACTATGCTCCCAAGTTG GTGGATTCCCTCAAGGCCGAATTGGAGAAGTTTTATGGAAAGAATCCGTTGGAATCAAAAGATTTGTCTCGTATAGTGAACTCCAATCACTTTGGTCGTTTGACAAAGTTCTTGGATGATGAGAAGGTTTCTGGGAAGATTGTATTTGGAGGCGAAAAAGATAAAAGCAAACT GAGGATTAGCCCCACTATTCTATTGGATATCCCACGAAATTCCCTGATAATGCGTGAGGAGATATTTGGTCCTTTACTTCCCATCATAACG GTTGATAAACTGGAAGAAAGCTTTGATGTGATCAATTCAGGAACAAAGCCTCTCGCTGCGTATTTGTTTACGACCAACAATAAGCTCAAGGAACAGTTTGTAATGAATATTTCTGCAGGAGGTTTGGTTGTCAATGACACTGCATTACAT CTTGCAGTAAATACTCTGCCTTTTGGGGGAGTTGGGGAGAGTGGAGTCGGTGCATACCATGGAAAATTCTCATTTGATgcatttagccacaaaaaagCAGTTCTTTATCGCAGTTTTCTCGGTGATGCACCAGTAAGGTACCCACCATACACAAATATAAAGATGAGATTGTTGAAGGCACTAGTTGGTGGTGGCTTACTTGGTATAATTCGTGCCCTGTTTGGATTGTCCTAG